A genomic stretch from Mycobacterium paraterrae includes:
- a CDS encoding TetR/AcrR family transcriptional regulator — MVQPASRGPGRPPAAKAAETRKRILRAAREVFSERGYDAATFQAIAIRADLTRPAINHYFANKRVLYWQVLEETNNAMVVASAQRARNETTLTARVSAFIQGAAEAELENHAASAFLIAATLESQRHPELGRPGSDSVNTTRAFLLWAINDGIHSGELSPDTNASALTEMLLAVLLGVGFYAGFVGSRDEFDVITDQLHVLLARSLAQPSME; from the coding sequence GTGGTTCAGCCAGCGAGTCGCGGACCGGGTCGCCCACCCGCGGCAAAGGCGGCCGAAACACGTAAACGCATCTTGCGTGCTGCTCGAGAAGTCTTCAGCGAACGCGGATACGACGCCGCTACCTTCCAGGCGATCGCAATACGCGCCGACCTGACCCGCCCCGCTATCAACCACTACTTCGCAAATAAACGGGTGCTGTACTGGCAGGTGCTGGAGGAGACCAACAACGCCATGGTCGTCGCCAGCGCTCAGCGGGCGCGGAACGAGACCACGCTGACCGCCCGGGTATCGGCCTTCATCCAGGGTGCCGCCGAGGCAGAACTCGAAAACCATGCCGCGTCGGCGTTCTTGATCGCGGCGACGCTGGAGTCGCAGCGCCACCCTGAACTGGGCCGGCCGGGTAGCGACTCGGTGAACACCACTCGGGCATTTCTGCTGTGGGCGATCAACGACGGCATCCACAGCGGCGAGCTCTCCCCCGACACCAATGCCTCGGCGCTCACCGAAATGTTGCTCGCCGTGCTCTTGGGAGTGGGCTTCTACGCCGGATTTGTCGGTAGCCGCGACGAATTCGACGTCATCACCGACC
- a CDS encoding pirin family protein translates to MPAITADTLTLPRVAAAGPTDTERPVRSITTGPRGFEGEGFPVVRAFAGVSSAALDPFIHMDQMGEVEYQPGEPRGTDWHPHRGFETVTYIIDGRFAHQDSHGGGGLIADGATQWMTAGAGILHIETPPAELVESGGLFHGIQLWVNLPKADKFATPRYQAIEGNDVALLSSDDGGALIRIIAGELDGHRGPGVTHTPITMAHATIQPGARLNMPWNRDYNALVYVLAGRGSVGPVSHPIQQGQLVVLGPGDRITVDAAPSQDSRIPAMEVLILGGQPIREPVFHYGPFVMNTKAEVVQALEDFQAGKFGSVPPDGLMPHRPAS, encoded by the coding sequence TCACCGCAGACACCCTGACCTTGCCGCGGGTAGCCGCGGCAGGGCCGACCGACACCGAACGGCCAGTCCGTTCGATCACCACCGGCCCGCGCGGCTTCGAGGGAGAAGGCTTCCCCGTGGTCCGCGCGTTCGCCGGGGTGAGCAGCGCCGCACTCGACCCGTTCATCCATATGGACCAGATGGGCGAAGTTGAGTACCAACCCGGCGAGCCACGAGGCACCGACTGGCATCCCCATCGCGGATTCGAGACGGTCACCTACATTATCGACGGCCGCTTTGCCCACCAGGACTCGCACGGCGGCGGAGGTTTGATCGCCGACGGCGCCACGCAATGGATGACCGCCGGCGCGGGCATCCTGCACATCGAGACCCCACCGGCGGAACTGGTCGAGAGCGGCGGGCTGTTCCACGGCATTCAGCTGTGGGTCAACCTGCCGAAGGCAGACAAATTCGCTACTCCCCGCTACCAGGCCATCGAGGGCAACGACGTCGCGCTGCTGTCGTCCGACGACGGCGGCGCATTGATCCGCATCATCGCCGGCGAACTCGACGGCCACCGCGGTCCCGGCGTCACGCATACGCCAATCACCATGGCGCATGCGACGATTCAACCGGGTGCTCGGCTGAACATGCCATGGAACCGTGACTACAACGCGTTGGTGTACGTGTTGGCCGGTCGCGGCTCGGTCGGGCCGGTATCCCATCCGATCCAACAGGGTCAGCTGGTGGTCCTGGGCCCCGGTGACCGGATCACCGTCGATGCCGCACCGTCGCAGGATTCACGGATCCCGGCGATGGAGGTCTTGATCCTGGGTGGGCAGCCGATCCGCGAGCCGGTGTTCCACTACGGCCCGTTCGTAATGAACACGAAGGCCGAAGTGGTCCAGGCGCTGGAGGACTTCCAGGCCGGCAAATTCGGCAGCGTCCCGCCCGACGGCTTGATGCCGCACCGACCCGCCAGCTAA